The stretch of DNA tggattaaatagtttttttccttcatcaatatacacacacaataccccataatgacaaagcaaaaacaggtttttagaaaagttAGCAAATTTATAGAAAAATAaatacggaaatatcacatttacatatgtattcagaccctttactcagtactttgttgaagcacctttggcagcgattacagcctcaagtattcttgggtatgacactacaagcttggcacaccagtatttgtggaatttctaccattcttctctgcagatcctctcaagctctgtcaggttggatggggaccgtccctgcacagctattttcaggtctctccagagatgttcgatcgcgtccaagtccgggctctggctgggccactcaagaacacttgtcccgaagtcactcctgcgttgtcttggctgtgtaccaagtgtcgttgtcctgttggaaggtgaaccttcaccccagcctGAGGTACTGagaactctggagcaggttatcattaaagatctctctgtactttactctgttcatctttccatcgatcgtgactagtctcccagtccctgcggctgaaaaacattgccacagcatgatgctgccaccaccatgcttcactgtagggatggtgccagggttCCTCCAAACTTGATGTTTggatattcaggccaaagatttcaaacTTGGATTCATCAGAGCAGATAATCTTGTTGCTCATCTGagggtcctttaggtgccttttggcaaactctgtcatggggctgtcatgtgccttttactgaggagtggcttctgtctggccactctactataaaggcctgattggtggagtgctgcagagatgattgtccttttggaaggttctcccatcgccacagatgaactctggagctccatCAGAGtgtccatcgggttcttggtcacctccctgaccaagacccttctcccccgatttcgcATTTTGGcagggcggtcagctctaggaatagtcttggtggatccaaacctcttccatttaagaatgatgaaggccactgtgttcttggggaccttcaatgctgcagaaatgttttagtacccatacccagatctgtgcctcgacacaatcctgtctcgaagctctacagacaattccttcgacctcatggcttggtttttgcactgacatgcactgtctactgtgggaccttatatagacaagtgtgtgcctttccaaatcatgtccaatcaattgaatttaccacaggtggactccaatcaagttgtagaaacatatcaaggatgatcaatggaaagagaATGAACCTGAGCCCAATTTCacgtcttatagcaaagggtctgaatacttacagtacaagtcaaaagttttgacataccgactcattccagggtttttctttatttttactattttctacaatgtagaataatagtgaagacatcaacactatgaaataaaacatatggaatcatgtagtaaccaaaaaagtgttaaacaaataaaaatatatgagATTTCTTCAAAGAAaccccttttgccttgatgacagctttccacactcatggaattctctcaaccagcttcatgaggtatggAATGGATttccattaacaggtgtgccttgttaatttgggggatttctttccttcttaagaggtggtatacaaaagatagccctattccatattatggcaagaacagctcaaataagcaaagagaaatgacagtccatcattaatttaagacatgaaggtcagtcaatccggaacagttcaagaactttgaaattttcttcaagtgcagtcaagaaaacatcaagcgctatgatgaaactggttctcatgtggacagccacaggaaaggaagatccagagtaacctctgctgcagaggatacgttcattagagttaccagcctcagaaattgcagctcagctaaatgcttcacagagttcaaggaacagacacatctcaacatcaactgttttaTTTGTTATaataatttaactaggcaggtcagttaagaatacattcttatttacaatgatagccAAACCCGGACCAATGGTGCGCTGCTcaatgagactcccaatcacagccagttgtgatacattctggattcgaaccaggatgtctgtaatgacacctctagctctgtgatgcagtgccttagacctctccATCTcagaaagaaaccactactaaagtacaccaataataataagagacttacttgggccaagaaacacaagcaatggacattagaccggtggaagttTTTCCTTTGGTctgtccaaattttagatttttggttccaaccgccatgtctttgtgagatgcagagtagatgaacggatgatctctgcatgtgtggttcccaccaagaagcatggaggaggaggtgtgatggtgtgggggtgctttgctgttgagattgtcagtgatttattggctgcgacagcattctgcagcaatacgccatcccatctgatttgctcttagtgggactataatttgctCTTCAACACCTCCTTTTTCCCTCAGGTATGCGTCGCGACCGCAGCAGCTACCGGGGTCATCAACCGAGGCGCGTGGGTCGCTTCTTCACCCGGGGCACTGCTAGCGGGCCCAAGCGGGTCCTAGCTGAGGGGGGCGAAACAATCAAGGAACTCCACCCCACAGCATTAACCCCGGAGCAGCTGATTGGCCGGATCATGGAGGCAGAGCCACCAGAGATCTACCTCCAGAAGGACATGAGGAGGCCCCTGACGGAGGCCAACGTCATGATGTTACTCACCAACCTGGCCGACAAGGAGCTGGTCCACATGATCAGCTGGGCCAAGAAGATCCCAGGTTGGTGTTTATTGATTTATTGTCTCTGACTTTTTATCCACAATTAAAAAACAATACTTTCCTAGCATCAAATGTTCAATTTTATTCCATTCTTTGTGCACAAGTTGAGTAGAGCAGAAAAACTGTATCAAACATTGACACAATGAGCAGGAGGCCAAAAGTCTTGAATCAACTGAATACATTTCTTACATTTTTTCGGCATAACAGTGTAATATTGTTCTAATTTCCTCAAGAAACTGCTTGAGTCCATGTTTTCATCAACTGTTGTCTCTTTTATTCTCAACAGTGATATTCAGGTAGTCAGAATGTAAAAAGGAAGACCGATTAGAAGACAAAGGAAGGTCTGAAACGGGATTTGTACCCATGTCTCCTGGGGTATATGTGGTTCGGGGGCTCAGAGAGAAAACATTAattatgcatgtcaatctctcctggctgatttaaaataataataaataaaacagataaaaatacaccgtatggaacagcggggactgtgaagcaacacaaacattggcagcagctaattggggatccattataaatacaaatactgGGCAATGAGCATCGATGTACTATAGTTTACACTCCTAAGTGACACTGCAAAAAGTATAGGGTAGTTTGGGATGTCTAGTTTTCTGTGCTAGAGAAGCTTTGCCCCTGCTTTATTCAGTGGAACCCCATTTTCTGCTAGGGGTTGAAATAAAGTAAAAGGTAGTATGTAAATGGAAGTGTACACACTTAAGTTGTACAGCTGATGTACAACGCATTGGCCACAATGGTTGTGATACAGTGGAGAGATATTCTGCTGATGAAGTAATGGTAAACATTTTTGTTCTGACAAACACTCTAATGTAGCATTAACATAAATTGTCTCACAATCATTGTGTCAAATGTGTTGTATATCATTTGTTCTACCTGAGTGTGTATGGGGCCATAATCTACTCACTGTTTGCTGTTCATAAATACTTTTTTAAAGTATCACCAAGTGTCATTATTACATTGCGAACAACAAACCGCGTTTACCGTGAGCAGtatgcgggaacattgcctttcaaTTTCAAACGTGCTGTAGCACAGCTTTTCAGCACTATGGATTGAATCTAACCCTAGATCAGCTCTCTGAGACTCTTCATGAATACGGGCCCCGCTATGTCTTTACAGGATTTGTGGACCTGTGCCTGTTCGACCAGGTGCACCTGTTGGAGTGCTGCTGGTTGGAGGTGCTGATGCTAGGGCTCATGTGGAGGTCTGTGGGCCACCCTGGTAGGCTAATTTTTTCCCCCGACCTCAGCCTGAACAGGTGAccaccctctctctactcctggaTTACGCATCTGTATGATTTATCAAATATTTTGTAAGTGGATCCAAAAGAAGTattcaaatgcagtgtatgtctgtctgtgactgtgtctgtgttttcaggGAAGAGGGGAGCTGTGTGCAGGGTTTTGTGGATATCTTTGACATGCTGCTAGCTGCCACCTCCAGATTCAGAGAGCTCAAGCTGCAGAGGGAGGAGTATGTCTGCCTCAAGGCCATGATCCTCCTCAACTCCAGTACGtgggtgttaatgtgtgtgtttgcgcatgactgtgtgtttgtgtgttatgcATATGTTTGTCTGTACTTCTGTCTGTACTGCATCTTTATAAGTATTTTTTACttcctattttatttatttatatcatGCATATCAAGATTAACCACAAGTCTGTTGGACCATTTATCCAGTGTAATCCTATCTCTTTGGGGAGGGTTGGCAAGGACAACCAGAGGAATAACTCACTCTGACAAGGCCTAATgagaacactgtctctctccactcccaTCATAGTTACTGTTTAACACTTAAAGACCTAACAGTCAGAACCTGTTTCAAGGTCAGTGGATCacaaaaaataacattttttgtGTCACTTAACTGTAACCAAAGTAATCGCATTTAATAGTGCTACATGTTGGAAATTATTTATGAAGTGTAGCAAAGGTGGTTTGGTGAAATGTGCTTGCACAATAAGTCATCTTTTCTGAGACCTGAAGATTTGTGCTAGCTCCCGGAGATAAAGGCTTggctttagctcagagggctaatgTGGTTTTGAGTCATTGCGACAACTACAATTAcatgttttctttattttctcaAATGTGTGTTTTGTGGTTGCAGACATGTGCCTGAGCTCCTCGGAGGGGAGCGAAGAGCTGCAGAGTCGCTCGAAGCTCCTGCGCTTGCTGGATGCCGTAACAGACGCACTGGTGTGGGCCATCGCAAAGACGGGCCTCAGCTTTCAGCAGCAGTCTGCGCGCCTCGCCCACCTGCTGATGCTGCTGTCACACATCCGCCACGTCAGGTACAGTAGCCACAATACGACCACCGCTGTCACACTCGCAAGTTACCTCTCACTCACAATACAGTCATCACTatcattgccttcagaaagtattcacacccctagactttccacattttgttgtgttactgcctgatTTTAAAATtcattaaattgagattttgtgacactggcctacacacaataccccattattgtcaaagtggaattatgtttttagaaatgtttacaaattaattaaaaatgaaaagctgaaatgttttgagtcaataacTAATCAACCCTTTAGGATAtggtgtaacggttgtcctcctcctcttcggaagaagaggaggagtagggattggaccaaagcgcagcgttgttatacgacatgatatttatttaaacaagacgaaaactaaacacacttgagaatttacaaaataataaacgaagtcaacagacctgaacaaacgaacttacatatacacgaagaacgcatgaacaggtacagactacacaaacgaacaaacgaaacagtcccgtgtggtgcacagacacagacacggaagacaatcacccacaaataaacagtgtgaacagcctacctttatatggttctcaatcagaggaaacgtcaaacacctgtccctgattgagaaccatataaggctaattaccaatgacctaaacatagaaacacaaaacatagaatgcccaccccaactcacgccctgaccaactaaacacgtacaaaaacaacagaaaacaggtcaggaacgtgacatatggcaaccctaaataagttcaggagtaaatttgtgcttaacaagtcacataagttgcatggactcaataaTAGTGGtagtatttaacatgatttttgaatgactctctcatctctgtgcccaacatatacaattatctgtaattgtgaatttcaaacatagattcaaccacaaaaccCAGGGAGGTATTCcagtgcctcgcaaagaagggcacctattggtagatgggtataaaaaaaagcagacattgaatatccctttgagcatgttgaagttattcattacactttggatggtatatcaatacaTCCAGTGACTAcaaaggcatccttcctaactcagttgctggagaggaaggaaccaTGAGGCCGgaaaacaaatattccaaaacatgcttaAACTTCAaacaatgtggcaaagaaatgaacattgtcctgaatacaaagcattatgtttggagcaaatccaacacaacacatcactgagtaccactctccatattttcaagcatgctgcatcatgttatgggtatgcatgtcatcggcaaggactagggagtattttagcataaaaagaaacagaatagatctaagcacaggcaaaatcctagaggaaaacctgattgTCTGCTTTCCAATTGACACGGAgtcaaattcacctttcagcaggacaataacctaaaaaatAAGGCCAAATatgcactggagttgcttaacaagacgacattgaatgttcctgagtggcctaattacagttttgacttaaattggctgaaaatctatggcaagacctgaaaatggctgtctagccatgatcaacaaccaacttgtgAGAATTTTTATTATAATAATGTACAAATATTATATAATCCAGGTGTACAATGCTCTTAAGAGACATGTAACCCTGTACACCTCttaaaagactcacagctgtgatagctgccaaaggtgattctaatatgtattgactcaggggtaagAAAATTAGATTACATTTCAatagatttgcaaacatttctaacatggtattgtgtgtagatggctgaaaaaaataatatattgaatcaattttgaattcaggctgtaacgcaacattttttggaataagtcaagaggtatggaTTCTTCCTGAAGGCACTCTAGGCTGCACTTTCTCATTCGGAACTTCTAACGCGACAATGAGcaacaagagcagctgctcaccgatttaACAGCTCTAACCAGTTCCACCAAGACACCGCTAAAACATTAGCATGCAGGTGTCAGCTATCACCGGTTAatacttgatctgattgaatctattCCCATTTCTGTGTATTTTCTTTTCGTTTGTATCACGAAAAGTAGTGAGCGTACATGACCTCTGTCTTTGCTCATTGTGCAGTAACAAGGGCATGGACCACCTGCACTGCATGAAGATGAAGAACATGGTGCCCTTGTACGACCTGCTCCTGGAGATGCTGGACGCCCACATCATGCACAGCCCACGGCTGCCCCACCAAGCCAACTCAGCGGGCCCCTGTCCAGTGGTGAGCCCCCCGCAGCACACCACATCAGCAGCTGCCCCGGCCAGACATGGACCCCCAGCAGCAGAAGCGAGCCTCAACAGCAGGAGCCATTGGACTGCAGGGACCCCGGTAGAAAGACAGGTATTCTCTCCTGTATACTCTCCTGTCTCATGTCATTCCTTCTCCTGCCGTtttacccttgagcaaggcacttaacccctcaAACAACTTCAAGGGTGCCGCACCCTGGCttcaaacctgtgtgtgtgtgtttctctcgaGGGGATGGGTTCAAATAAAAATAGATCCTTAATTTCAGAGATCACAAATCTTATTTTCTGATGCTAACCTGCTATtatcccctccctttctctgtcctttCCTCTTTGTCACCACTTTATTAGTGGTGAAAAGGGATCTCTAGCAGCAAAAAGGACAATGGAGAGAATGTGACTGGGACCCTTGTGGACAGCTACTTCTTGGAACGGCTTGTAAAACCACTCTGAAACAGAGGAATTGGGAACGAGTATAAGAGTGTTTCAGATAGTGCCTGGAAGGGGCTGCATCCCAATGCTGTCAAATGAAATCTCCTCCTTTCAGGCATTAGCACTGTTCTTGATTGTTTTCTCGGAGGTCGCAAACATAAATGTAACAATATTTAATGTCCCTGCTAAAGCTGTCTTTTGGTTTATGATCAGGTTTGAATGTAGCCTAGCTGAGGCGACACACGTGACCACACAGCGAGGAAAAgttgtgactgactgatctggAAAGTAGGCAGTTTGTTGATGCAACATTTGCTCAGAAATTGAGCAGACTCATCGATTAGTTTTATcaaatgttttttccccccagGCGCTTGAGACCTCTCATTGTTTGGATTTGAAAATCCAACAGTTGTAATGGAAGGGAGCGGTGCTCGTGGGCTGTGTGAGTTTGAGTGAGAAAGACACGGAGGAGAACCAACCAGTAAAAGCACAGCCCTTCATTATCAACACATCGTGCTGACATCATCAAAACAGCCTTTCCAGACTCTGAAGTTAGGAGACTTCAAGTTTGGTATCAGCCAGACTAGTTTGAAAGTAGAATCTACGAGAAAGTCTGAAATTAAACATCAGTGGATGAGTGGCaatggagatgaggagaggaaggcagtTAGGAGTAGCCTACTGGGACACAGAAAAGCCCAAGACTTACCTAAGTGCTTGGTTGTTATGTGCAAAGGCACTTTCAACAGTCATCATGGACTCTCCTCTTCTTTTGTACTGTctgagggcggcaggtagcctagccgttagagcgttgggccaataacctgattacctgagccgacaaggtgcaaaatctgtcgatgtgcccttaacCCTAATTAGCTCCAGGGGCGCCATACTACCATggatgaccctgtaaaacaacccaTATTcgctgcacctatctggtgtgtgACGTGTGGTTTATTTTTTTACTGTCAATGAGATAATCTGTATAAATAAATGTAACTTTGAGTGACAATCAAAAGATAGATGGCCATTTGCACTGGTTCAAGTGGTTTAACTGTCATGgaagaaagaaaaacacattttaaaactATATACTTCACCCCAAGATCTTATTCCTTTGCTTTACCCTTAGGTTTTTGTTCCACCATCTGTATAGCTTCAAACTTTGCATACAGTACGCAAATTAGGCACTTGTCCTAATAAACAAATATATTTCCAGCTGAACAGGTGGAGGTGAAGGGTCACACTACTGTCATGCCACTCTAGAATACATTCCCTTAAAGGTGGACGCCACAATAATAATATCATACACAGTGGGACAAAGTCCTGTTTGAATCAACAACAAAATCTAAATGACACTATTTTGTCTCCTCAAATAAAGATGCAAATTAAGACGGAAGATTTTTTCATTCCTTCGCAAAAAGTGCCTATGGGTCCAATCCCATCTTCAGCAATGGGAGTATGACTCAAACATTCATACAAATTCATTTGGGACTTACTTGAATGTCAGTTTTACGTCCGCATGTCTCTAGCTAAAATTCAGCCCTTCATACGTGGGCAATGTGATCGAATTCTGACCACAATGTTGTTTCTGTGTTTATTTCTCCCGGGAAGAAAGCATGGTGAAAGGAAGAGATACAATAAGTGTAATATTGTAATAAGATTCACGCCTTTCAAAGAGCACAGTGCAACTCTGCTGTGTTTATGTACCACTTTATAAGACTGGCCCAGTGCAAGTTCAATTCCCAGTTTTAAAAAACCGTGTCATCTTGACAGTTTTGGAGGGAGGGTCTTAGGCGTGCGAACCCGAAGTAGAAAAGAAATGGGTACAGTTTGGcatttgtgtgttttgtttcagACCTGTTGTACTTTGTGTAGTTGCTACTGGCGACCAAGAAGGTGTTTAGATTGTGCCTTCTACATAGCGACCAGCTTGTCTTAAATGCACACATCAGCTGTCCTGACTGTTTATTATATCTGTTATGTCTTTGTGATAACAGTATTATGTAGGGTTTTTATGACTGGTTCAAGTAAGGTGTTGCCTACAACATAACCCACCTGCTAACTGGACCTTTCCATCCATTCATCAGCTTTGTGTTGTCCTCACACCTGACAATATTTAGGCCAGGATTCAACCCGAGTCATGTTAGCGCTGTCGACAATGCAGCTTTTAAAGGCAATATTCCTAAATGTATGGTCACGGTAAACACTCTACAACATGCATTGGATTGAATCCAGGCCTTAGAATGCCAATGATACATTCAACTAATGTGAGGTCCTAATGATAGACACAATAGGATCACAATCCAAACtgaatattaggaatgtgttcctaatgtttggtatactcagtgtatatacagccGGTCTGCAGTCCTGATGTCTGTTACTGTTCGTTTATCTGTGTAATATTGACTTCAGCTCAGAACCACTTGTTTTGCAGACATGGTCCTGTTTCATATATTGCTGTGCTGATCAATGGACAGTTCATTACCTCTGTCAAATGAATATGTAGCTTCAAATTGTGTTTATTTAATTTTGCAATAAAGATGGTGATGCTACAATAATGCACATTTAAATTAGGCCTatatccaaaaacacatacagcCTAATGATATATTTTCGGCTTCAGACGAACGCCTAGTTCTCACATAGTTTCTTTTGGAATGAAAGCCTTTTCAAAGCCTTAATAATCAACTATGTCGCTTGTCGTAATAGAAAAGCAGAGTGCTAGCTTTATTTCCTGTGCTAATTTAGCCAATTTCCTTTCAGTAGCGCTAGATTACCTACCTAGGCTAGATTTACTCTGGTAGAGGAAGCATATTATTTACTTTTGATGACCAGACAGCCGTAGCTGCAACCCACACTTAATTTGTAATCTCTCATTTTGGGGGGATTTCTAGCCTCAATAATAAAGTACAGTGTAGGACCTCAGGAGATATGGACCCTTCGGGAATGGAGGTTGTTCAGAATGCTGACATGTTCTTTACTTTGAAATGGATTTAACGCATCAAACCTTTGTAGACAATATGAATTACTTATTAACATGTATTTTCTAACCATTTAGTTATACTGTAAAAACATTTTTCGTCTGTAATCTACATACTCAGGCACATGAGCAACATTTAAGTCTTCTTTGCAATAATACATTTCCCGGTTCCATATTTCCCGTTTGATTGGTCAGTCTGTAACTCGAGGTTCTACTCTTTAA from Salvelinus fontinalis isolate EN_2023a chromosome 20, ASM2944872v1, whole genome shotgun sequence encodes:
- the esr2a gene encoding LOW QUALITY PROTEIN: estrogen receptor 2a (The sequence of the model RefSeq protein was modified relative to this genomic sequence to represent the inferred CDS: inserted 1 base in 1 codon), encoding MMSQYRRLPGLPSELPQSPMAASPLPVRDSATLLKLQEVDPSRVGRDGRILSPIFSAPSPALPMEAHPICIPSPYTDIGHDFNPLSFYSPTLLSYAGPTLSDCPSAHQSLSPSIFWPPQAHVGPPLSLHHRPQSRPQQGQPTRVSWAEPHALSESSKPLRKRSQEGEETVISLEGKAELHFCAVCHDYASGYHYGVWSCEGCKAFFKRSIQGHNDYICPATNQCTIDKNRRKSCQACRLRKCYEVGMTKCGMRRDRSSYRGHQPRRVGRFFTRGTASGPKRVLAEGGETIKELHPTALTPEQLIGRIMEAEPPEIYLQKDMRRPLTEANVMMLLTNLADKELVHMISWAKKIPGFVDLCLFDQVHLLECCWLEVLMLGLMWRSVGHPGRLIFSPDLSLNREEGSCVQGFVDIFDMLLAATSRFRELKLQREEYVCLKAMILLNSNMCLSSSEGSEELQSRSKLLRLLDAVTDALVWAIAKTGLSFQQQSARLAHLLMLLSHIRHVSNKGMDHLHCMKMKNMVPLYDLLLEMLDAHIMHSPRLPXPSQLSGPLSSGEPPAAHHISSCPGQTWTPSSRSEPQQQEPLDCRDPGRKTVVKRDL